The following are encoded in a window of Amblyraja radiata isolate CabotCenter1 chromosome 7, sAmbRad1.1.pri, whole genome shotgun sequence genomic DNA:
- the LOC116974976 gene encoding LOW QUALITY PROTEIN: mid1-interacting protein 1-B-like (The sequence of the model RefSeq protein was modified relative to this genomic sequence to represent the inferred CDS: deleted 1 base in 1 codon), with translation MMQIMDTYNQKHSLFDAMNKFIAAANNMDQTVMVPSLLRDVPLEDENKSNVNGVSSTGASSSDKRDMYNYFILLKSIKNDIEWGAVQLDDRKKGKAPTIDIRVDEVEGEEDLQKQFHYHLNGLYTVLSKLIRKVNTLTNRYKQEIGFGSW, from the exons ATGATGCAGATTATGGATACC TATAACCAGAAGCATTCCTTATTCGACGCCATGAACAAATTTATAGCTGCGGCCAATAACATGGACCAGACGGTCATGGTGCCAAGCCTTTTGCGGGATGTCCCACTTGAAGACGAAAACAAGAGCAATGTTAATGGCGTTTCAAGTACCGGAGCGTCCAGCTCTGATAAGCGGGACATGTACAACTACTTTATCTTGCTGAAATCCATCAAGAACGACATAGAGTGGGGTGCGGTGCAACTGGACGATAGGAAAAAGGGCAAAGCTCCCACCATAGACATCAGAGTGGACGAGGTGGAAGGAGAAGAGGACTTGCAGAAACAATTCCATTATCATCTAAATGGATTATACACCGTCCTGTCAAAACTGATTAGAAAAGTTAACACCTTAACTAACCGCTACAAACAAGAAATCGGCTTTGGTAGCTGGTGA